In Tubulanus polymorphus chromosome 2, tnTubPoly1.2, whole genome shotgun sequence, a single window of DNA contains:
- the LOC141900825 gene encoding cholecystokinin receptor-like, giving the protein MKLVECMQKFSTANDSLNITEFKREYIRSYAYCLYNFDTKTWETIEMTTLLVFLTIVGVIGNILVIVVYAKHQTKPTTTYFIIALAVHDLLLSGILMPYQTIISYVLIPRRAMWICGVIEWFNDTLLITSVFFLVEIAVDRYYAVCRPLKFAITPRRARKIIAITVIACALQGIPSSISEGGFVYAPYRNSTVYLYTGDYKEGTDLRYIKPTGKAVMDRYFFFLFIALSLTIIVCYVHVFVVVCKRMRAKKATRPAGSSDDAVTNSTDSTEMSTVSTVADDRPRSTYHNTIIQPSVKKSASIEQRRAVKLAQVLLVVTLVFIFSWLPYFGIRLKLVKDHKALSVTYFLSNALNPVLYCFTNVRFRTDVRKLFQSCIYR; this is encoded by the coding sequence ATGAAGCTCGTTGAATGTATGCAGAAATTCTCCACCGCTAATGACAGTTTGAACATAACTGAATTCAAACGAGAGTACATTCGCTCTTACGCGTACTGTTTGTATAACTTCGACACGAAAACCTGGGAAACGATTGAAATGACGACGTTGCTCGTGTTTCTCACGATCGTCGGAGTCATCGGCAACATTCTGGTGATCGTCGTGTACGCGAAACACCAGACGAAACCGACGACGACGTATTTCATCATCGCGCTAGCCGTACACGACCTGTTACTGAGCGGTATCCTGATGCCGTATCAGACGATCATCTCGTACGTGTTGATACCGCGACGAGCGATGTGGATCTGCGGCGTGATCGAATGGTTCAACGACACGTTGTTGATAACGAGCGTGTTCTTCCTCGTCGAAATCGCCGTCGATCGTTACTACGCCGTCTGCCGACCGTTGAAGTTCGCGATCACGCCGCGTCGCGCGCGAAAGATCATCGCGATCACCGTGATCGCGTGCGCGTTGCAAGGAATACCGAGTTCGATCAGCGAGGGCGGATTCGTTTACGCGCCGTACCGAAATTCGACGGTCTACCTTTACACCGGCGACTACAAAGAAGGAACCGATCTACGCTACATCAAACCGACCGGTAAAGCCGTCATGGACCGgtatttcttctttctgttcATAGCTCTATCGCTGACGATTATAGTCTGTTACGTGCACGTTTTCGTCGTCGTATGCAAGAGAATGCGGGCGAAGAAAGCTACGCGACCGGCTGGCTCGTCGGACGACGCCGTCACTAACAGCACCGATTCGACCGAAATGTCGACGGTTTCGACGGTCGCCGACGACCGACCGCGTTCGACGTATCACAACACGATAATTCAACCGTCGGTGAAGAAATCCGCGTCGATCGAACAACGACGCGCGGTCAAACTCGCTCAAGTTTTACTGGTCGTCACGCTCGTCTTCATTTTCAGCTGGTTGCCGTACTTCGGAATTCGTCTGAAACTGGTGAAGGACCACAAAGCGTTGAGCGTCACGTATTTCCTGAGCAACGCGCTGAATCCGGTGCTGTACTGTTTCACTAACGTACGATTTCGTACGGACGTgcgaaaattatttcaatcgtGCATTTATCGATAG
- the LOC141898295 gene encoding proteasome adapter and scaffold protein ECM29-like — protein MHTATEEEAELDDDDEEAELDNDEDAELDDDEEDAELDDDEEEEAELDDDDNEEEAELDNDDDEEEAELDDDDNEEAELVQVSMNDLNPRADLDDDDDDDEEADLDDDDEEEEAELDDDDEAELDDDDEEAELDDDDDDDEEAELVRASKMAASTEDLGELDLLERVFLRIGSANTDDQLQACLKKFLAPVLLKLASQEDGVRKKVMELLVHVNKRVKSRPKIQLPIDDLFFQYQDTSVSPFVTNFTILYIKIGFPRLPVEKQCELVPTIMNCLEGRPPQQQDSLLQFLMPVLKHLKMSSDPVKRKEMYGMHDKPKSREILLNFMLDYLFLPYNQVAPGRPSSATTPTGTISGEYSSRPQTAPASSTGSGPPAGLSEQAYKRLISDGIPTAEQIEEAKLGIVKFLGADLFPELEVFVHLIIASSDTRHSVATTADMELKRIVGSVNTNDSTFINKIYRVYYGTVKSKTMNPNLKPDQIRSPANTRIRLKIFPYFLKSVEAANTFPFSIQVIFDSLYGNTTNQKLKHYSVQLVHHLCENAENPKIAPVSAVLLSGMVKLIGEAKEDSKLRGYAYMAVGKLVKRCPNLIANDIALLQTMFNAISKEDSETRLSVQEALSMMTSSIKGKVEGTNLVLLEALVMENIVKPEPPARMMAVQFAKIVFPPDHIPSRYVLLLAAGDSKEDINSEAKKALKSILQPDHRHQIDPTTNKQMMPSFTKLVEYINEKATLRAKSSQKYVVGNKTLAFDPVTYTMILTYLRMCLAYNAGVTPDMDSMSSMLSQAPAIGKYVCDLLQQESGDKNGPIQIYVELCGTLLKTLGGEMPLYCLLEIVAVANELMAPKFIQSLDWIKTYMMCSREDMREYAAHLFGILIATVSEEQEYTQTIEELMKNLQKDKEVECRHGSLVALGYCIAYKQLYKRNADVVIEDMETETRVIEQLHRRALNAIGKELLDSSGTLTLAGSIHAVGEMGRIAPLPFPPTSDNLSDEKVNSLSVVQRLVDIVQKTKQSGKIREKAAMTLGYICVGNNAFEQRKLAMEGMLDCGQPNQMELHFTVGEALVNAALGVTAPAARDIWKVDEKEFKSAIPNPLIELEWLSNQLLTKYMSSPNPHIRQAACIWLLTLVKRCGSCPGVRSKLVNIQAAFMNLLTESNELTQDIASKGLGLVYENCSKEQKNELVSVLVDTLMVGKRAPTQVTGETEVFQAGSLGKTPDGGNLSTYKELCSIASDLNQPDLIYKFMHLANHNAMWNSRKGAAFGFSSIAAQAGEQLAPYLHQIVPKLYRYQFDPNPRIQQAMSSIWTALVPDNNKTIEKYLAQITDDLIKNLTNNQWRVRESSCLALADLLRGKPLDDIIERLPELWDTCFRVRDDIKESCRNAADSACKALQRASIKYCDVANGKVGERSVKAVLPSLLKALGSPVEDVRNISLTTLVKISKNAGKLLAPHIPILAVALLESLSGLEPQVMNYLSLHVASSQAAQEKLDNARIAASKMSPMMETINLCVQYVDESVLKELIPHLCDLIRSGIGIGTKAGCCNFIVSLIHQCPQELSPYAGKLMSALLTGLNDRSVSVQKAFANTMGHTVKIAKDSSVEKLVNKLKSWYFEKEDDGVRQACGVALQAMGQHAPDILKRHAAVALPLAFLAMHQEKKPEDGKENENLASVWEDVWVENTPGTEGGVRLYLPELVTITKTGIESQSWHMKAQSAAAMKTVAVKSSSNLKPPHLGNLLQALLTSLSGRTWAGKETLIEALCAICKECKDLIPLTDDEGGTPSIDKILDAIHRESKKERLEYKMSAIKCYGAILETYQIDQFENIYNILKPLLNKSLGSANDSEDTNKETLLKFREEAFLAVGQAWPTCEKTQSTYFEDLSTLFVNMIPQSTWKVQQSILQSMAKLWERLMIEAVDGDRIAKAAANSIPVVSTTLGTLKYISIRKESFNTLEIICKKIRDNNLFKNVPRSVLDELREAVGARLQDNMPELQERAKLFMKTINSLTTDTTMDITQ, from the exons ATGCACACTGCTACTGAGGAAGAGGCAGAactagatgatgatgatgaggaggCAGAACTAGATAATGATGAGGATGCAGAACTAGATGATGATGAGGAGGATGCAGAACTAGATGATGATGAGGAGGAGGAGGCAGAactagatgatgatgataatgaggaGGAGGCAGAActagataatgatgatgatgaggaggAGGCAGAactagatgatgatgataatgaggaGGCAGAACTAGTGCAGGTGTCAATGAATGACCTGAACCCCCGG GCAGAtctagatgatgatgatgatgatgatgaggaggCAGAtctagatgatgatgatgaggaggAGGAGGCAGAactagatgatgatgatgaggcagaactagatgatgatgacgaggaGGCAGAactagatgatgatgatgatgatgatgaggaggCAGAACTAGT gcgag CATCAAAGATGGCAGCGTCCACGGAGGACTTAGGCGAACTTG ATTTACTGGAAAGAGTATTTCTACGAATTGGATCAGCTAACACTGATGATCAACTCCAGGCTTGTTTAAAGAAGTTCTTAGCCCCAGTTCTGTTAAAATTAGCTAGCCAAGAAGATGGAGTCCGCAAAAAG GTTATGGAGTTGTTGGTACATGTTAACAAACGCGTCAAAAGTCGACCAAAGATCCAACTTCcaattgatgatttatttttccagtATCAGGATACATCTGTTTCACCCTTTGTTACA AATTTCACGATCTTGTACATAAAGATCGGATTTCCAAGATTGCCCGTCGAAAAGCAGTGTGAACTTGTGCCGACTATTATGAACTGCCTCGAAGGGCGACCACCCCAACAACAAGACAG TCTTTTACAGTTTTTAATGCCGgtgttaaaacatttgaagatGTCGAGTGATCCTGTGAAACGTAAAGAAATGTATGGTATGCATGACAAACCGAAATCCCGAGAAATCCTGCTCAATTTCATGTTGGATTATTTATTCCTGCCTTATAA TCAAGTGGCACCGGGGAGACCGAGCTCTGCCACTACACCTACTGGTACCATTAGCGGAGAGTATTCCTCTAGACCGCAGACAGCACCCGCCTCATCTACTGGATCTGGGCCTCCTGCTGGGCTTAGTGAACAAGCGTATAAACGTTTGATTAGCGATGGAATACCGACTGCAGAGCAAATTGAAGAG GCTAAACTTGGCATTGTTAAATTCTTGGGCGCTGATTTGTTCCCAGAACTTGAAGTTTTCGTTCATTTAATCATCGCCTCTTCAGACACGCGACATAGCGTTGCCACAACCGCCGATATGGAATTGAAACGTATAGTCGG GTCTGTCAATACAAATGACTCGACATTTATCAATAAGATATATCGCGTGTACTATGGTACAGTAAAGAGTAAAACGATG AATCCTAATTTGAAGCCCGATCAAATACGGAGCCCAGCTAATACGCGAAtaagattgaaaatatttccatattttctTAAATCAGTCGAAGCAGCGAATACATTCCCATTCAGTATACAG GTTATTTTTGACAGTCTTTACGGCAACACAACTAACCAGAAACTCAAACATTACTCGGTGCAACTCGTTCATCATCTGTGCGAAAA CGCTGAAAATCCAAAAATTGCCCCTGTGTCGGCTGTGTTGTTATCGGGTATGGTCAAATTGATCGGAGAAGCAAAAGAG GATTCAAAGTTAAGAGGTTATGCATATATGGCCGTTGGAAAGTTGGTGAAACGCTGCCCAAATTTGATAGCGAATGACATTGCATTATTACAGACAATGTTTAATGCTATTTCAAAG GAAGATTCGGAAACGCGTCTGTCAGTGCAAGAGGCGCTATCAATGATGACTTCGTCGATCAAAGGAAAAGTAGAAGGAACCAATCTTGTATTGTTAGAAGCCCTCGTCATGGAAAACATTGTAAAG CCGGAACCTCCAGCGCGTATGATGGCTGTCCAATTTGCGAAGATAGTTTTTCCTCCAGATCACATTCCATCGCGATACGTTCTGCTATTGGCTGCTGGAGACTC GAAAGAAGACATAAACAGCGAAGCGAAGAAAGCATTGAAATCAATTCTACAACCTGATCACCGTCATCAAATTGACCCAACTACGAATAAACAGATGATGCCTTCATTTACTAAACTTGTTGAATACATCAATGAGAAG GCTACTTTGCGCGCAAAATCATCTCAAAAATATGTCGTCGGCAACAAAACTTTGGCGTTTGATCCGGTAACTTACACCATG ATATTGACATATTTACGCATGTGTTTAGCGTACAATGCTGGAGTAACTCCGGACATGGATTCAATGTCGTCGATGCTAAGTCAGGCTCCGGCTATCGGAAAATATGTCTGTGATTTGCTACAGCAGGAATCTGGTGATAAGAATGGCCCCATTCAGATATATGTCGAATTGTGTGGCACACTTTTAAAAACCCTTGGAG GAGAAATGCCGCTCTATTGTTTACTCGAAATTGTCGCAGTCGCCAATGAACTGATGGCACCAAAGTTTATCCAAAGTCTTGATTGGATTAAG ACGTATATGATGTGCAGTCGTGAAGATATGAGGGAATACGCCGCGCATTTATTCGGCATTCTGATTGCGACTGTATCCGAAGAACAAGAATATACCCAAACAATCGAAGAGTTAATGAAGAATTTACAAAAAGACAAG GAAGTCGAATGCCGCCATGGTTCTCTAGTTGCGCTCGGTTACTGTATCGCTTACAAACAGCTCTACAAGCGCAACGCCGATGTCGTCATCGAAGACATGGAAACTGAAACACGGGTCATCGAACAACTGCACCGTCGAGCTCTGAATGCGATCGGTAAAGAATTATTGGACAGTAGCGGCACGTTGACATTAGCAGGCAGCATTCATGCAGTCGGTGAAATGGGTAGAATCGCTCCTCTACCATTCCCTCCTACGAGTGATAACCTGTCCGATGAGAAAgttaattcattatcagtTGTTCAGAGATTGGTGGATATAGTTCAGAAAACTAAACAATCTGGAAAG ATCAGAGAAAAAGCTGCTATGACCCTGGGCTATATTTGTGTTGGAAATAATGCTTTTGAACAGAGAAAACTTGCAATGGAAGGCATGTTGGATTGTGGCCAG CCAAATCAAATGGAATTACATTTCACAGTTGGAGAGGCATTAGTTAACGCTGCTTTAGGCGTCACTGCTCCGGCGGCCAGGGATATCTGGAAAGTAGATGAGAAAGAATTTAAGAGCGCTATACCTAATCCACTTATCGAATTAGAATGGCTGTCGAACCAACTGCTCACTAAGTACATGTCAAGCCCAAACCCGCATATCCGTCAGGCTGCTTGTATTTGGTTACTGACTCTGGTAAAGAGATGCGGATCTTGTCCTGGAGTACGCAGCAAGCTTGTTAACATTCAAGCTGCTTTCATGAATTTGTTGACAGAAAGTAACG AGCTTACTCAGGATATTGCGTCTAAAGGTCTCGGACTGGTGTACGAAAACTGCTCAAAGGAACAGAAGAATGAACTAGTTTCTGTACTAGTCGATACGCTGATGGTTGGAAAAAG AGCTCCCACTCAAGTAACAGGAGAAACAGAAGTGTTTCAAGCCGGTTCATTGGGGAAAACGCCTGATGG TGGCAACTTGTCGACGTATAAGGAGCTTTGCTCAATCGCTAGCGATCTAAACCAGCCAGATCTGATCTATAAATTCATGCATCTTGCCAATCACAATGCGATGTGGAATTCAAGAAAG GGAGCAGCATTTGGGTTCAGTAGTATCGCGGCTCAAGCTGGTGAACAGTTAGCCCCTTACTTGCATCAGATCGTGCCAAAACTGTATCGGTATCAGTTTGACCCTAATCCGCGTATACAGCAAGCGATGTCAAGTATCTGGACAGCTCTAGTCCCGGATAACAATAAAACT ATTGAAAAGTATCTTGCACAAATCACCGATGATCTGATTAAGAATCTGACTAATAACCAGTGGCGAGTGAGAGAATCCAG TTGTTTAGCTCTAGCCGATTTGCTTCGTGGTAAACCATTGGATGATATCATTGAGAGACTGCCTGAACTATGGGACACTTGTTTCCGTGTTAGAGATGACATCAAG GAATCTTGTAGGAATGCCGCTGATTCGGCGTGTAAAGCGCTGCAACGAGCATCGATAAAATACTGCGATGTCGCCAATGGAAAAGTTGGCGAGCGGTCTGTGAAAGCCGTCCTTCCTTCACTATTGAAAGCTCTTGGGAGTCCCGTTGAGGACGTCCGAAATATAAG TTTGACGACTCTGGTGAAAATTAGTAAGAATGCCGGTAAATTGCTCGCACCTCACATTCCGATACTGGCTGTTGCGTTGTTGGAGTCACTCAGCGGCCTCGAACCACAAGTTATGAACTATCTAAGTTTACATGTAGCATCTAGTCAGGCAGCCCAAGAGAAG TTGGACAATGCCAGAATTGCGGCTTCAAAAATGTCTCCTATGATGGAAACCATAAATCTA TGCGTACAGTACGTCGATGAATCAGTATTGAAAGAACTAATTCCGCATTTATGCGATCTGATTCGTAGCGGTATCGGAATCGGTACGAAGGCTGGATGTTGTAATTTCATCGTTTCGCTCATTCATCAGTGTCCACAGGAATTATCGCCGTACGCTGGTAAACTGATGAGTGCTCTGCTCACCGGACTCAACGACCGTAGCGTATCTGTACAGAAAGCATTCGCCAACACCATGGGACACACTGTCAAG ATTGCCAAAGACAGCAGTGTTGAAAAACTAGTCAATAAACTGAAAAGTTGGTATTTCGAGAAAGAAG ATGATGGTGTAAGACAAGCTTGTGGCGTGGCGCTGCAAGCAATGGGTCAACACGCCCCCGATATACTTAAACGTCACGCCGCTGTCGCATTACCTCTTGCATTCCTCGCTATGCATCAAGAGAAAAAACCGGAAG ATGGAAAAGAGAATGAAAATCTTGCGTCAGTATGGGAAGATGTGTGGGTCGAAAATACTCCag gCACTGAGGGAGGAGTACGGCTTTATCTACCGGAACTGGTCACGATTACGAAAACCGGAATCGAATCTCAGTCGTGGCATATGAAGGCTCAGTCAGCGGCGGCGATGAAAACCGTAGCCGTCAAATCTAGTTCGAATCTGAAACCTCCTCATCTGGGAAATTTACTTCAGGCACTATTGACATCACTATCAGGGCGAACGTGGGCGGGAAAA GAAACATTGATAGAGGCTCTGTGTGCAATATGTAAAGAATGCAA AGATTTGATACCACTAACGGACGATGAAGGTGGCACTCCGAGCATTGACAAAATACTAGATGCTATTCACAGAGAAAGTAAGAAAGAACGTTTAGAATATAAGATGTCTGCGATCAAATGTTACGGAGCCATTCTCGAAACCTATCAAATcgatcaatttgaaaatatttacaacatactcAAGCCTTTACTTAACAAG TCTCTTGGATCAGCAAATGACTCTGAAGATACTAATAAAGAAACTCTACTGAAATTTCGAGAAGAAGCATTCCTAGCTGTAGGCCAGGCTTGGCCAACTTGTGAAAAAACGCAAA GTACCTATTTCGAAGATTTATCTACActgtttgtaaatatgataccGCAGAGTACATGGAAAGTACAGCAATCAATACTACAATCTATGGCTAAACTCTGGGAAAG gttgATGATTGAAGCGGTAGATGGCGACCGCATCGCCAAAGCGGCTGCTAATTCAATACCAGTCGTTTCTACTACACTAG GTACATTGAAGTATATTTCAATAAGGAAAGAGTCGTTTAACACCCTGGAAATCATATGCAAGAAGATAAGAG ATAATAACCTGTTCAAGAACGTGCCACGCTCTGTACTAGACGAACTCCGAGAAGCGGTCGGCGCCCGATTACAGGACAATATGCCCGAATTGCAAGAACGCGCGAAGCTTTTCATGAAAACAATAAATTCGTTGACTACTGATACAACTATGGACATAACCCAGTGA
- the LOC141899862 gene encoding melatonin receptor type 1A-like has translation MAAEDTRAVFQVVDTIVIVLFISVGIIGNLLIILAYILTKKLRTTTNAFIFNVALSDLFVTGFGMATVLANILRGGNALPRELCLFTGWLIVTSCGVSLLSLCLIAFNRYIRICHSAKYNKIFRRNHTVFMILAVWFTAIGVVMLGIFSGACVYRYDPIQWVCTFNNRTPKPCSIMLTAIGIAVPSLLSFLFYIRIYGKLRQSNNRLSVHVNNSGVLPSSARKAPASNRKERRAVFMLFIAFFLFVLVWYPYGIVMIVDSYVGCPNLLIKIVTWLAFSNSCINWIVYGAMNKNFQQGYKNALLFWSKRWQTNVDDRMSITTAPLPTTSSTSYS, from the coding sequence ATGGCGGCGGAGGATACACGAGCTGTTTTTCAAGTTGTTGACACAATAGTTATCGTGTTGTTCATATCGGTGGGAATTATCGGTAACTTGTTGATAATATTGGCGTATATATTGACGAAAAAACTACGAACGACGACGAACGCGTTTATTTTCAACGTAGCGCTATCGGATCTGTTCGTAACCGGATTCGGGATGGCGACGGTTCTGGCTAATATCTTACGAGGTGGGAACGCTTTGCCGCGGGAGTTGTGCCTGTTCACCGGCTGGTTGATCGTAACTTCGTGCGGTGTTTCGCTGCTTAGTTTGTGCCTTATAGCGTTCAATCGCTACATACGTATCTGCCATAGCGCCAAATATAACAAGATATTCAGAAGAAATCACACAGTCTTTATGATTCTTGCCGTTTGGTTTACGGCCATCGGAGTCGTTATGTTGGGTATCTTCTCCGGCGCTTGCGTTTACCGCTACGACCCAATACAGTGGGTATGTACGTTCAATAACCGCACCCCAAAACCGTGTTCGATCATGCTGACCGCTATCGGAATCGCCGTGCCTTCACTCCTttcgtttttattttacatCCGAATCTACGGCAAACTTCGCCAGTCGAACAATCGTCTGAGCGTCCACGTAAACAATTCTGGCGTGTTGCCTTCGTCTGCAAGGAAAGCGCCAGCTTCAAACCGAAAAGAAAGACGGGCAGTGTTTATGCTGTTTATCGCATTTTTCCTGTTCGTGTTGGTATGGTACCCGTACGGTATCGTGATGATCGTCGATTCGTATGTCGGCTGCCCGAaccttttgataaaaatagtcaCATGGTTGGCGTTCAGTAATTCGTGTATAAACTGGATCGTTTACGGCGCGATGAACAAAAACTTTCAGCAAGGATACAAAAATGCGCTGCTCTTCTGGAGCAAACGTTGGCAGACAAACGTAGATGACCGAATGAGCATAACAACGGCACCGCTGCCGACCACGAGTAGCACCAGTTACTCGTAA
- the LOC141899989 gene encoding uncharacterized protein LOC141899989 — protein sequence MIRETVVFALCIAGCYAIRGCFKEDNDADRITISSSTPVAIRYEGGRSPCSVIVEAADKSKKLGFTIKQVVTRALFQGDHYFSVVSYNDPTKLYAPLAKYQYTGYDYDEQARHNPQSVNGAPFKTTTDGAYLLLSYESDRNSGYRVFDMDVWQE from the exons ATGATCCGGGAAACTGTTGTATTCGCCCTGTGCATCGCAG GATGCTACGCCATAAGAGGGTGTTTTAAGGAGGATAATGATGCTGACCGCATCACCATCAGTTCATCTACACCCGTCGCTATCCGGTACGAAGGTGGACGATCACCTTGTTCCGTCATTGTTGAAGCTGCCGATAAGAGCAAA aaattgGGATTCACAATAAAGCAAGTCGTTACGAGAGCCTTATTTCAAGGTGATCATTACTTCAGCGTGGTGTCGTACAACGATCCAACCAAACTGTACGCGCCCCTAGCTAAGTACCAGTACACTGGGTACGATTACGATGAACAGGCCAGACACAACCCTCAATCGGTTAACGGCGCTCCATTCAAAACCACAACGGATGGTGCTTACCTACTGCTCAGCTACGAATCCGATCGCAACAGTGGATATCGTGTATTTGATATGGATGTTTGGCAAGAATAA